From Bdellovibrio sp. KM01:
TTCTCTGTTTCGTTTACGGCTTCCGGAGCCTTCACCACATAGTTTTCTTTCGTGAACTGTTTGCCGCGAGCCACTGCCAAAGCATTTGCCGGAACATTTTTCGTGATCGTTGAACCGGAGCCAATCACCGCATCGTTGCCGACTTCAATCGGCGCGACGAATTGCGTATCACTGCCCACGAACACACGATCACCAATTTTGGTCTTATATTTCTTTTTATCTGCAGCGTAGTTGCAAGTTATAGTTCCGCAACCCACGTTCACTTCTTCACCAATTTCTGCATCGCCCAAGTACGTCAAATGACCGGCTTTGGATTTTTTGCCGAATTTGGTTTTTTTCATCTCCACGAAGTTGCCCACATGAGCTTCCTCAAAAATTTCAGTTTCTGGGCGCAAACGCGCGTATGGACCCACAGAAACTTTGTTATGAAGTTTAGAGCTTTCCAAGTACGTACCGCCACGCACCTGAACGCTATCACCGATTTCAGTGTCAGAGATAAAGGAGTTGGACTCGATCACACTGAATGAACCGATTTTTGTACGACCACGGATGAACACGTTTGGATAAACCACGGTACCCGCACCGATTTGCACGCTATCTTCGATGTAAGTCGTGCGTGGATCGATCATCAACACGCCTTCTTCCATCAAACGCAATGCTTTTCTTTTAAATAACAAGCGAGTCGCTTTCGCCAACTCCACCTGGTTATTCACACCCACAGCCACTTTCGGAGTGGATTTGATTGCTTGCACTTTCATTTTGTCTTGAATGCACAAAGAGATCAGATCTGTGATGTAGAATTCTTTTTTTGAATTGTTGTTTTTGATTTGTGGCAAGTACTCAGCCAACACAGAAGCCTTGGCGATATAGATGCCGGTATTGATCTCACGAATTTTCAAAGTTTCCGCAGAAGCGTCTTTCGCTTCAACGATGGCCACCAAGTCACCGCGGTTGCGCACGATACGACCGAACTCGGCAGGATTTTTCAACTCTGCAGTTACCACCGCTAAGTCACATTTCTCATCACGGAAAATGCGCAGGAATTCTTTAACGTCAGATGCCTCGATCAAAGGATGGTCGCCATTCATGATAACAACATCGCCTTCGATCGTCTCCGGTTTTGCACAACGAACCGCGTGGGCCGTTCCCAACTGCTCGTCTTGAGCATAGCAAGAGACACCCATCGGCTCCACAACCTGGCGAACCAAGTTTTGGCCATGACCAACGATCACGCGTACTTCCGTCGCGCCGGCCCCTTTTGAGGCTTGAATAACTTTTTCGATCATTGGACGACCCGCCACCGGGTGAAGAACTTTAGGGAGTGGGGATTTCATACGTGTACCCTTACCAGCAGCGAGGGCAATCACAGTCAACTTGTCGGTAGTATTTGGGGGGGTATTAGTAGTGGCATTTCCTGACATTCAGAAACTTCCTTTTAAATGCTTTTCTTCCGTTAAAAAAACAGGCTTAATTATCGCATGCAACACCAAATTTTTCACCAATCTTCTTGGGCAAAGTCTG
This genomic window contains:
- the glmU gene encoding bifunctional UDP-N-acetylglucosamine diphosphorylase/glucosamine-1-phosphate N-acetyltransferase GlmU encodes the protein MSGNATTNTPPNTTDKLTVIALAAGKGTRMKSPLPKVLHPVAGRPMIEKVIQASKGAGATEVRVIVGHGQNLVRQVVEPMGVSCYAQDEQLGTAHAVRCAKPETIEGDVVIMNGDHPLIEASDVKEFLRIFRDEKCDLAVVTAELKNPAEFGRIVRNRGDLVAIVEAKDASAETLKIREINTGIYIAKASVLAEYLPQIKNNNSKKEFYITDLISLCIQDKMKVQAIKSTPKVAVGVNNQVELAKATRLLFKRKALRLMEEGVLMIDPRTTYIEDSVQIGAGTVVYPNVFIRGRTKIGSFSVIESNSFISDTEIGDSVQVRGGTYLESSKLHNKVSVGPYARLRPETEIFEEAHVGNFVEMKKTKFGKKSKAGHLTYLGDAEIGEEVNVGCGTITCNYAADKKKYKTKIGDRVFVGSDTQFVAPIEVGNDAVIGSGSTITKNVPANALAVARGKQFTKENYVVKAPEAVNETENK